The Apium graveolens cultivar Ventura chromosome 6, ASM990537v1, whole genome shotgun sequence genome contains a region encoding:
- the LOC141668463 gene encoding LOW QUALITY PROTEIN: WAT1-related protein At1g25270-like (The sequence of the model RefSeq protein was modified relative to this genomic sequence to represent the inferred CDS: deleted 1 base in 1 codon): MEVKMEKVCNVIHGFKPTILMVIVQTAFAGVNVLYKLASNDGMNLRILVAYRFIFAATFIVPIALFVERNKRPKLTWMVILQGFFCGLLGGSLAQNLYVQCLVLTSATFASATTNLIPAITFVLAICFRLEKLNWDKASGKAKVMGTLLGITGAMVLTFYKGPDVNFWNTHVNLLDHGHEHGGHVPGTHPNRILGACFALGSCICYALWLIIQAKMVEHYPCPYSSTALMATMGAIQGTIFALCMERDWSLWKLGWNIRLLTVAYAGMLASGMMFTFVAWCIRMRGPLFVSVFNPLMLVLVAIAGSLVLNEHLHLGSVLGAITIVCGLYAVLWGKGKEMKRIAQLMPEVSSGDTSKPIDIVIISSSGASENQKNAVRDNNNTSEASTIHSPTNNNDMNEVTPKESDEIGIAKEEDTN; this comes from the exons ATGGAAGTGAAAATGGAGAAAGTATGCAATGTAATACATGGGTTCAAGCCAACGATATTAATGGTGATTGTTCAAACTGCTTTTGCTGGAGTGAATGTGTTGTATAAATTGGCTTCAAATGATGGAATGAACTTGAGGATATTGGTTGCTTATCGTTTCATTTTTGCTGCTACTTTCATTGTTCCTATTGCACTCTTTGTTGAAAG GAACAAGAGACCAAAATTGACATGGATGGTGATTCTACAAGGATTCTTTTGCGGGCTTTTAGG AGGATCACTGGCTCAAAACTTGTACGTGCAGTGCTTGGTCTTAACATCAGCGACGTTTGCTTCTGCAACTACAAATCTGATTCCTGCCATTACCTTTGTCCTAGCTATCTGCTTCAG GCTGGAGAAGTTAAATTGGGATAAAGCATCAGGAAAAGCAAAGGTGATGGGAACATTACTGGGTATCACTGGGGCAATGGTTCTCACGTTCTACAAAGGCCCCGATGTCAATTTCTGGAATACACATGTTAACCTTCTCGATCATGGACATGAACATGGCGGACACGTTCCAGGAACACACCCGAATAGGATTCTGGGTGCTTGTTTTGCTCTAGGAAGTTGTATATGCTATGCCCTTTGGTTGATTATCCAG GCAAAGATGGTGGAACATTACCCTTGTCCGTACTCCAGCACAGCCCTGATGGCTACAATGGGAGCAATTCAAGGCACGATATTTGCCCTATGCATGGAGAGGGACTGGAGTCTGTGGAAGTTAGGATGGAACATCAGACTCCTCACT GTTGCTTATGCG GGAATGTTGGCTTCCGGGATGATGTTTACATTTGTTGCATGGTGTATACGCATGAGAGGCCCTCTATTTGTATCTGTTTTTAACCCTCTGATGCTTGTACTTGTGGCTATAGCTGGATCATTGGTACTCAATGAGCATTTACATCTGGGAAG TGTGCTTGGAGCAATAACAATAGTTTGTGGATTATACGCTGTGCTTTGGGGAAAAGGGAAGGAAATGAAGAGGATTGCGCAGTTAATGCCTGAAGTAAGCTCTGGAGATACATCCAAGCCTATAGATATTGTTATAATTTCGTCATCAGGAGCATCAGAAAACCAGAAGAATGCTGTTCGTGACAACAATAACACGAGTGAGGCTTCTACGATCCATTCTCCAACAAACAACAATGACATGAATGAGGTTACTCCCAAGGAATCAGATGAAATTGGGATAGCGAAGGAAGAAGATACTAATTAA
- the LOC141668461 gene encoding uncharacterized protein LOC141668461 isoform X2, with protein MSLLSVSSKLLSSLPRPRVLGTICSCFRLLSHSYSSSIVTSTSVHFHAYSSISSSPNYIPHSTHVPESHLKLQQLLTQNKSGFDNVDDALLLFRKMLKMRPLPCDFHFNQLLTALVKMKQCEVAFSFFRDMCTLSIPINIFTFNIVINCCCHSDRLDCAFSLLAAIFKRGFVPDVVTYSTLIRGLLSQHKSVEARLLFENLIKFREVQPNVVTFSIMIDGLCKTGHTDMALWLFRFMEKSYCKPNTVTYNTVIDSYCKRGLVDHALTLHSEMMDKRIFPDVWTYNSIIQVLCNLNRWEEVSMLLKQMMEDMKITPSVHTFNILVNAYSKSGKLDDAEHIIQIMSEKGVYPDIITYNTLIQAYCKQGEMDAALAVLSTIKSKKMMPDCYTYNILLDACCRELKLEKALDLYRKMASEGLSPHVVTYNILLHGLCQRGRPVEALTFFFKTQDQGLMPDIVTYQTLLGGLCKNHCVDKALSLFQAMECNGLNPENDTYNIIIRGCLRSKKYKEACKLVDKMFDCGFIADVITTSLLQHLLLSKVQDPTILAMQQKCLHSVFLFG; from the exons ATGTCTCTGCTCAGTGTTTCCTCGAAATTACTCTCATCATTACCACGACCACGAGTATTAGGTACCATTTGTTCTTGTTTTCGATTATTATCTCATTCTTATTCATCCTCAATTGTTACTAGTACTAGTGTTCATTTCCATGCTTATAGTAGTATTAGCTCAAGCCCTAATTACATTCCTCATTCCACTCATGTTCCCGAATCACATTTAAAATTACAGCAATTACTAACTCAGAACAAATCTGGTTTCGATAATGTCGATGATGCTCTTTTATTGTTTCGTAAAATGCTCAAAATGCGACCTCTCCCTTGCGATTTTCACTTTAATCAGCTGCTTACTGCTCTCGTTAAAATGAAACAATGCGAAGTAGCTTTCTCTTTCTTTAGAGATATGTGTACTCTAAGCATTCCTATCAATATCTTTACCTTTAATATTGTCATTAACTGTTGTTGTCACTCCGATCGACTTGACTGTGCCTTCTCATTGCTTGCTGCCATCTTCAAGCGTGGTTTTGTGCCGGATGTTGTAACCTACAGCACTTTAATTAGGGGGCTCCTTTCCCAACATAAGTCTGTGGAGGCTAGGCTTTTGTTCGAAAACCTTATCAAGTTTCGAGAAGTTCAACCTAATGTGGTTACTTTTAGCATCATGATTGATGGCCTTTGTAAAACAGGTCATACTGATATGGCCCTCTGGTTGTTCAGATTCATGGAAAAATCTTACTGCAAACCTAATACCGTGACTTATAACACAGTCATTGATTCTTATTGCAAGCGTGGTCTTGTGGATCATGCTTTGACCCTCCATTCTGAAATGATGGACAAACGCATTTTCCCAGATGTTTGGACTTACAATAGTATCATTCAAGTCCTTTGTAACTTAAATAGATGGGAAGAGGTTAGTATGTTGCTTAAACAGATGATGGAGGACATGAAAATTACTCCAAGTGTTCATACTTTCAATATATTGGTCAATGCTTATTCCAAATCTGGGAAGTTGGATGATGCAGAGCACATAATTCAGATAATGAGTGAAAAGGGTGTATATCCTGATATTATCACCTACAATACTCTCATTCAGGCATATTGCAAACAAGGTGAAATGGATGCAGCGTTGGCTGTGCTCAGTACCATAAAAAGTAAGAAGATGATGCCCGACTGTTACACATATAACATTCTGTTGGATGCATGTTGCAGGGAGCTGAAACTAGAAAAAGCTTTGGATCTTTACAGAAAGATGGCATCCGAAGGTTTGAGTCCCCATGTTGTAACATACAACATATTGTTACACGGGCTATGTCAACGGGGAAGACCTGTGGAAGCACTGACCTTTTTCTTTAAGACACAAGATCAAGGCCTTATGCCAGATATTGTCACGTACCAAACCTTGTTAGGCGGTCTTTGCAAAAACCACTGTGTTGATAAAGCATTGTCTCTCTTTCAAGCAATGGAATGCAATGGATTAAATCCAGAGAACGACACTTACAATATCATTATTCGTGGATGCCTTCGGAGTAAGAAGTATAAGGAAGCTTGTAAACTCGTCGATAAAATGTTTGATTGTGGCTTCATAGCAGATGTGATTACAACCTCTTTACTGCAACATCTACTTTTATCAAAAGTACAGGATCCAACCATCCTTGCAATGCAACAGAAGTGCTTGCATTCAG TTTTTCTTTTTGGATAA
- the LOC141668461 gene encoding uncharacterized protein LOC141668461 isoform X1 produces MSLLSVSSKLLSSLPRPRVLGTICSCFRLLSHSYSSSIVTSTSVHFHAYSSISSSPNYIPHSTHVPESHLKLQQLLTQNKSGFDNVDDALLLFRKMLKMRPLPCDFHFNQLLTALVKMKQCEVAFSFFRDMCTLSIPINIFTFNIVINCCCHSDRLDCAFSLLAAIFKRGFVPDVVTYSTLIRGLLSQHKSVEARLLFENLIKFREVQPNVVTFSIMIDGLCKTGHTDMALWLFRFMEKSYCKPNTVTYNTVIDSYCKRGLVDHALTLHSEMMDKRIFPDVWTYNSIIQVLCNLNRWEEVSMLLKQMMEDMKITPSVHTFNILVNAYSKSGKLDDAEHIIQIMSEKGVYPDIITYNTLIQAYCKQGEMDAALAVLSTIKSKKMMPDCYTYNILLDACCRELKLEKALDLYRKMASEGLSPHVVTYNILLHGLCQRGRPVEALTFFFKTQDQGLMPDIVTYQTLLGGLCKNHCVDKALSLFQAMECNGLNPENDTYNIIIRGCLRSKKYKEACKLVDKMFDCGFIADVITTSLLQHLLLSKVQDPTILAMQQKCLHSGNRFTKT; encoded by the exons ATGTCTCTGCTCAGTGTTTCCTCGAAATTACTCTCATCATTACCACGACCACGAGTATTAGGTACCATTTGTTCTTGTTTTCGATTATTATCTCATTCTTATTCATCCTCAATTGTTACTAGTACTAGTGTTCATTTCCATGCTTATAGTAGTATTAGCTCAAGCCCTAATTACATTCCTCATTCCACTCATGTTCCCGAATCACATTTAAAATTACAGCAATTACTAACTCAGAACAAATCTGGTTTCGATAATGTCGATGATGCTCTTTTATTGTTTCGTAAAATGCTCAAAATGCGACCTCTCCCTTGCGATTTTCACTTTAATCAGCTGCTTACTGCTCTCGTTAAAATGAAACAATGCGAAGTAGCTTTCTCTTTCTTTAGAGATATGTGTACTCTAAGCATTCCTATCAATATCTTTACCTTTAATATTGTCATTAACTGTTGTTGTCACTCCGATCGACTTGACTGTGCCTTCTCATTGCTTGCTGCCATCTTCAAGCGTGGTTTTGTGCCGGATGTTGTAACCTACAGCACTTTAATTAGGGGGCTCCTTTCCCAACATAAGTCTGTGGAGGCTAGGCTTTTGTTCGAAAACCTTATCAAGTTTCGAGAAGTTCAACCTAATGTGGTTACTTTTAGCATCATGATTGATGGCCTTTGTAAAACAGGTCATACTGATATGGCCCTCTGGTTGTTCAGATTCATGGAAAAATCTTACTGCAAACCTAATACCGTGACTTATAACACAGTCATTGATTCTTATTGCAAGCGTGGTCTTGTGGATCATGCTTTGACCCTCCATTCTGAAATGATGGACAAACGCATTTTCCCAGATGTTTGGACTTACAATAGTATCATTCAAGTCCTTTGTAACTTAAATAGATGGGAAGAGGTTAGTATGTTGCTTAAACAGATGATGGAGGACATGAAAATTACTCCAAGTGTTCATACTTTCAATATATTGGTCAATGCTTATTCCAAATCTGGGAAGTTGGATGATGCAGAGCACATAATTCAGATAATGAGTGAAAAGGGTGTATATCCTGATATTATCACCTACAATACTCTCATTCAGGCATATTGCAAACAAGGTGAAATGGATGCAGCGTTGGCTGTGCTCAGTACCATAAAAAGTAAGAAGATGATGCCCGACTGTTACACATATAACATTCTGTTGGATGCATGTTGCAGGGAGCTGAAACTAGAAAAAGCTTTGGATCTTTACAGAAAGATGGCATCCGAAGGTTTGAGTCCCCATGTTGTAACATACAACATATTGTTACACGGGCTATGTCAACGGGGAAGACCTGTGGAAGCACTGACCTTTTTCTTTAAGACACAAGATCAAGGCCTTATGCCAGATATTGTCACGTACCAAACCTTGTTAGGCGGTCTTTGCAAAAACCACTGTGTTGATAAAGCATTGTCTCTCTTTCAAGCAATGGAATGCAATGGATTAAATCCAGAGAACGACACTTACAATATCATTATTCGTGGATGCCTTCGGAGTAAGAAGTATAAGGAAGCTTGTAAACTCGTCGATAAAATGTTTGATTGTGGCTTCATAGCAGATGTGATTACAACCTCTTTACTGCAACATCTACTTTTATCAAAAGTACAGGATCCAACCATCCTTGCAATGCAACAGAAGTGCTTGCATTCAG GAAATCGATTTACAAAAACATAG
- the LOC141668461 gene encoding uncharacterized protein LOC141668461 isoform X4 yields the protein MIDGLCKTGHTDMALWLFRFMEKSYCKPNTVTYNTVIDSYCKRGLVDHALTLHSEMMDKRIFPDVWTYNSIIQVLCNLNRWEEVSMLLKQMMEDMKITPSVHTFNILVNAYSKSGKLDDAEHIIQIMSEKGVYPDIITYNTLIQAYCKQGEMDAALAVLSTIKSKKMMPDCYTYNILLDACCRELKLEKALDLYRKMASEGLSPHVVTYNILLHGLCQRGRPVEALTFFFKTQDQGLMPDIVTYQTLLGGLCKNHCVDKALSLFQAMECNGLNPENDTYNIIIRGCLRSKKYKEACKLVDKMFDCGFIADVITTSLLQHLLLSKVQDPTILAMQQKCLHSGNRFTKT from the exons ATGATTGATGGCCTTTGTAAAACAGGTCATACTGATATGGCCCTCTGGTTGTTCAGATTCATGGAAAAATCTTACTGCAAACCTAATACCGTGACTTATAACACAGTCATTGATTCTTATTGCAAGCGTGGTCTTGTGGATCATGCTTTGACCCTCCATTCTGAAATGATGGACAAACGCATTTTCCCAGATGTTTGGACTTACAATAGTATCATTCAAGTCCTTTGTAACTTAAATAGATGGGAAGAGGTTAGTATGTTGCTTAAACAGATGATGGAGGACATGAAAATTACTCCAAGTGTTCATACTTTCAATATATTGGTCAATGCTTATTCCAAATCTGGGAAGTTGGATGATGCAGAGCACATAATTCAGATAATGAGTGAAAAGGGTGTATATCCTGATATTATCACCTACAATACTCTCATTCAGGCATATTGCAAACAAGGTGAAATGGATGCAGCGTTGGCTGTGCTCAGTACCATAAAAAGTAAGAAGATGATGCCCGACTGTTACACATATAACATTCTGTTGGATGCATGTTGCAGGGAGCTGAAACTAGAAAAAGCTTTGGATCTTTACAGAAAGATGGCATCCGAAGGTTTGAGTCCCCATGTTGTAACATACAACATATTGTTACACGGGCTATGTCAACGGGGAAGACCTGTGGAAGCACTGACCTTTTTCTTTAAGACACAAGATCAAGGCCTTATGCCAGATATTGTCACGTACCAAACCTTGTTAGGCGGTCTTTGCAAAAACCACTGTGTTGATAAAGCATTGTCTCTCTTTCAAGCAATGGAATGCAATGGATTAAATCCAGAGAACGACACTTACAATATCATTATTCGTGGATGCCTTCGGAGTAAGAAGTATAAGGAAGCTTGTAAACTCGTCGATAAAATGTTTGATTGTGGCTTCATAGCAGATGTGATTACAACCTCTTTACTGCAACATCTACTTTTATCAAAAGTACAGGATCCAACCATCCTTGCAATGCAACAGAAGTGCTTGCATTCAG GAAATCGATTTACAAAAACATAG
- the LOC141668461 gene encoding uncharacterized protein LOC141668461 isoform X3, whose protein sequence is MSLLSVSSKLLSSLPRPRVLGTICSCFRLLSHSYSSSIVTSTSVHFHAYSSISSSPNYIPHSTHVPESHLKLQQLLTQNKSGFDNVDDALLLFRKMLKMRPLPCDFHFNQLLTALVKMKQCEVAFSFFRDMCTLSIPINIFTFNIVINCCCHSDRLDCAFSLLAAIFKRGFVPDVVTYSTLIRGLLSQHKSVEARLLFENLIKFREVQPNVVTFSIMIDGLCKTGHTDMALWLFRFMEKSYCKPNTVTYNTVIDSYCKRGLVDHALTLHSEMMDKRIFPDVWTYNSIIQVLCNLNRWEEVSMLLKQMMEDMKITPSVHTFNILVNAYSKSGKLDDAEHIIQIMSEKGVYPDIITYNTLIQAYCKQGEMDAALAVLSTIKSKKMMPDCYTYNILLDACCRELKLEKALDLYRKMASEGLSPHVVTYNILLHGLCQRGRPVEALTFFFKTQDQGLMPDIVTYQTLLGGLCKNHCVDKALSLFQAMECNGLNPENDTYNIIIRGCLRSKKYKEACKLVDKMFDCGFIADVITTSLLQHLLLSKVQDPTILAMQQKCLHSAN, encoded by the exons ATGTCTCTGCTCAGTGTTTCCTCGAAATTACTCTCATCATTACCACGACCACGAGTATTAGGTACCATTTGTTCTTGTTTTCGATTATTATCTCATTCTTATTCATCCTCAATTGTTACTAGTACTAGTGTTCATTTCCATGCTTATAGTAGTATTAGCTCAAGCCCTAATTACATTCCTCATTCCACTCATGTTCCCGAATCACATTTAAAATTACAGCAATTACTAACTCAGAACAAATCTGGTTTCGATAATGTCGATGATGCTCTTTTATTGTTTCGTAAAATGCTCAAAATGCGACCTCTCCCTTGCGATTTTCACTTTAATCAGCTGCTTACTGCTCTCGTTAAAATGAAACAATGCGAAGTAGCTTTCTCTTTCTTTAGAGATATGTGTACTCTAAGCATTCCTATCAATATCTTTACCTTTAATATTGTCATTAACTGTTGTTGTCACTCCGATCGACTTGACTGTGCCTTCTCATTGCTTGCTGCCATCTTCAAGCGTGGTTTTGTGCCGGATGTTGTAACCTACAGCACTTTAATTAGGGGGCTCCTTTCCCAACATAAGTCTGTGGAGGCTAGGCTTTTGTTCGAAAACCTTATCAAGTTTCGAGAAGTTCAACCTAATGTGGTTACTTTTAGCATCATGATTGATGGCCTTTGTAAAACAGGTCATACTGATATGGCCCTCTGGTTGTTCAGATTCATGGAAAAATCTTACTGCAAACCTAATACCGTGACTTATAACACAGTCATTGATTCTTATTGCAAGCGTGGTCTTGTGGATCATGCTTTGACCCTCCATTCTGAAATGATGGACAAACGCATTTTCCCAGATGTTTGGACTTACAATAGTATCATTCAAGTCCTTTGTAACTTAAATAGATGGGAAGAGGTTAGTATGTTGCTTAAACAGATGATGGAGGACATGAAAATTACTCCAAGTGTTCATACTTTCAATATATTGGTCAATGCTTATTCCAAATCTGGGAAGTTGGATGATGCAGAGCACATAATTCAGATAATGAGTGAAAAGGGTGTATATCCTGATATTATCACCTACAATACTCTCATTCAGGCATATTGCAAACAAGGTGAAATGGATGCAGCGTTGGCTGTGCTCAGTACCATAAAAAGTAAGAAGATGATGCCCGACTGTTACACATATAACATTCTGTTGGATGCATGTTGCAGGGAGCTGAAACTAGAAAAAGCTTTGGATCTTTACAGAAAGATGGCATCCGAAGGTTTGAGTCCCCATGTTGTAACATACAACATATTGTTACACGGGCTATGTCAACGGGGAAGACCTGTGGAAGCACTGACCTTTTTCTTTAAGACACAAGATCAAGGCCTTATGCCAGATATTGTCACGTACCAAACCTTGTTAGGCGGTCTTTGCAAAAACCACTGTGTTGATAAAGCATTGTCTCTCTTTCAAGCAATGGAATGCAATGGATTAAATCCAGAGAACGACACTTACAATATCATTATTCGTGGATGCCTTCGGAGTAAGAAGTATAAGGAAGCTTGTAAACTCGTCGATAAAATGTTTGATTGTGGCTTCATAGCAGATGTGATTACAACCTCTTTACTGCAACATCTACTTTTATCAAAAGTACAGGATCCAACCATCCTTGCAATGCAACAGAAGTGCTTGCATTCAG CGAATTGA